One Sulfurimonas sp. C5 genomic region harbors:
- a CDS encoding SDR family NAD(P)-dependent oxidoreductase has protein sequence MKILITGASSGLGAELARQYASQENELILLARREEKLQQLQQELLPLCKNIKLIIVDVTHFKELQEQLRIITAVDMVILNAGISLGHSHTQTPTIDEFKNLYDVNVLANHAILEVLLPIFTQQKSGKIVFISSLASLFSMPSSKVYSSSKRALNAYAEGLRYKYAPLGIKVINILPGFIKSELTDKNDFHMPFLLETKEGVARIKKAIDKNKTEYAFPRRFYFFIRFLNLLPLFLSQKIVNSFNER, from the coding sequence ATGAAAATCTTAATTACTGGAGCAAGTTCAGGTTTAGGTGCTGAACTTGCACGTCAGTATGCTTCACAAGAAAACGAACTGATTCTCTTAGCACGAAGAGAAGAAAAACTGCAACAACTCCAACAAGAATTACTTCCTCTGTGTAAAAATATCAAACTTATTATTGTCGATGTAACACACTTTAAAGAGTTACAAGAGCAATTACGTATTATAACTGCTGTAGATATGGTAATTTTAAATGCAGGTATCTCTTTAGGACATTCTCACACGCAAACACCAACAATTGATGAGTTTAAAAATCTTTATGATGTGAATGTCTTGGCTAATCATGCAATTTTGGAAGTGTTATTACCTATTTTTACACAGCAGAAGAGTGGAAAAATTGTTTTTATCTCTTCACTGGCATCTTTATTCTCTATGCCTAGTTCTAAAGTGTATTCATCATCTAAAAGAGCTTTAAATGCATATGCTGAGGGTCTACGCTACAAGTATGCACCGCTTGGAATTAAAGTAATCAACATATTACCCGGATTTATTAAAAGTGAATTAACTGATAAAAATGATTTTCATATGCCGTTTTTACTTGAAACGAAAGAGGGAGTTGCTCGGATAAAAAAAGCGATAGATAAAAATAAAACAGAGTATGCTTTTCCTCGTAGATTTTATTTTTTTATCCGCTTTTTAAATCTATTACCTTTGTTTTTGAGTCAAAAGATTGTAAATTCTTTTAACGAGAGATAG
- a CDS encoding DsrE family protein, whose translation MKKFVVLLFLFVTSLLADEATKKVVFDFTSGDLKTFEKKILSGIVHQKNHYEGKLQELEVAVVIHGDAYKFFVKNLPNTLYKKNTALLTKQKEYAKRLISLTDTYGVDFFMCEVGRKANKLDKKDLYEFVQFVPNSTIGLIDKQSDGYAYVPISR comes from the coding sequence ATGAAAAAGTTTGTTGTTTTATTATTCTTATTTGTTACATCTTTGCTTGCTGATGAAGCAACAAAAAAAGTTGTATTCGATTTTACAAGCGGGGATTTAAAAACTTTTGAGAAAAAAATTCTCTCTGGTATAGTACACCAAAAAAACCATTATGAAGGCAAACTACAGGAACTAGAAGTTGCTGTAGTTATCCATGGAGACGCTTACAAATTTTTTGTGAAGAATCTGCCTAATACACTTTATAAAAAAAATACAGCTCTTTTAACAAAACAAAAAGAATATGCTAAAAGATTAATCTCTTTAACAGATACGTACGGTGTAGATTTTTTTATGTGTGAAGTGGGACGTAAAGCAAATAAACTTGACAAGAAAGATCTATATGAATTTGTTCAATTTGTTCCTAATTCCACTATAGGGCTTATCGATAAACAAAGCGATGGGTACGCTTATGTACCTATCTCTCGTTAA
- a CDS encoding DUF255 domain-containing protein, whose product MGTIIRILFCFTIVTASLEAFQWLSYSDALEVQKKTNKPIMLDVMRDTCHYCLKMEKNVFQDPEMARWLEERFIPAQINLDNEKLPLDEQIMLTPTFFFLDENGKILKKIPGSWNIQDFKDLTKGIK is encoded by the coding sequence ATGGGAACAATAATAAGAATTCTGTTTTGTTTCACTATTGTTACTGCATCTCTTGAAGCATTTCAATGGCTTAGTTATTCAGATGCACTAGAGGTACAGAAAAAGACGAATAAACCCATAATGTTGGATGTAATGAGAGATACTTGCCACTACTGTTTAAAAATGGAAAAAAATGTATTTCAAGATCCTGAAATGGCACGTTGGCTGGAGGAGAGATTTATTCCCGCACAGATTAACCTGGATAATGAAAAACTTCCGCTTGATGAACAAATAATGCTCACGCCTACATTCTTTTTTCTTGATGAGAATGGAAAGATACTGAAAAAAATTCCTGGTTCATGGAATATCCAAGACTTTAAAGATCTTACGAAAGGGATAAAATGA
- a CDS encoding DsrE family protein, whose product MIRKIILIALLSVLSYADTVFAEPKPSLVQPREIIFSINRGDDETIQHVLSSANNVLKFYGPEMVHMRIVAYYHGIRALLKKEKEIAVRVDALQQYGVEFVACENTMRTKHIKKEELIDDVEIVTAGIVEITERVKEGWIYIVP is encoded by the coding sequence ATGATACGTAAAATTATATTAATTGCTTTACTCAGTGTTTTAAGTTATGCTGATACAGTATTTGCAGAACCGAAACCATCACTTGTGCAGCCACGAGAAATAATTTTCTCAATTAATCGCGGTGATGACGAAACTATTCAACATGTTCTCAGCAGTGCAAACAATGTACTGAAATTTTATGGACCGGAAATGGTACATATGCGAATTGTTGCGTATTATCACGGTATTAGAGCACTCCTTAAAAAAGAAAAAGAGATTGCCGTGCGTGTTGATGCTCTTCAACAATACGGTGTTGAATTCGTTGCATGTGAAAACACAATGAGAACAAAACATATCAAAAAAGAAGAACTTATTGATGATGTTGAAATTGTCACTGCAGGGATTGTTGAAATAACTGAAAGAGTCAAAGAGGGATGGATTTATATCGTTCCGTAA
- a CDS encoding MBL fold metallo-hydrolase: protein MMRLLVVLSILFMSSLLAFEYKLQAKKVSSNIYCFFGEPQAINSKNNGNMVNSCFVEIGNHYLVIDSGPTYNYAKEAHSLIKKIKNLPVAYVINTHVHDDHWLGNSYYKKLGIDIIGSKKFQEEGKLETTRMQRMVLPEAYENTTQEFPNIFVDQEKKLKIDNQEIFIYSVNQKAHTKSDLLIYIPKLKAIFVGDVVFNDRVPSLRDGDINRWIETLQSIQEGNYKYIIGGHGSLINKHSIDFTYNYLVELKQKVLEAIEDGIDIEDATTSILMPEYKNVHMYDVLHKQNVETAYRTLEWEQ from the coding sequence ATGATGCGCTTGCTTGTGGTTTTAAGTATATTATTCATGTCTTCTCTCCTTGCTTTTGAATACAAACTTCAAGCTAAAAAAGTCAGTAGTAATATCTACTGCTTTTTTGGTGAGCCACAGGCAATCAACTCAAAAAACAACGGAAACATGGTAAATTCATGTTTTGTAGAAATTGGAAATCATTATCTTGTGATTGACAGTGGGCCAACTTATAATTATGCTAAAGAAGCTCACTCGTTAATCAAAAAGATAAAAAACCTTCCGGTGGCTTATGTAATCAATACCCACGTACATGATGACCACTGGTTAGGTAATAGCTATTATAAAAAATTGGGTATAGACATTATAGGTTCTAAAAAATTCCAAGAAGAAGGAAAACTGGAAACAACTAGAATGCAAAGAATGGTTTTACCTGAAGCCTATGAAAATACTACTCAAGAATTTCCCAATATTTTTGTTGATCAAGAAAAAAAACTTAAGATTGATAATCAAGAAATCTTTATATACAGTGTAAATCAAAAAGCTCATACAAAGAGTGATCTTTTAATTTACATTCCAAAACTAAAAGCTATTTTTGTAGGAGACGTAGTCTTTAATGACAGAGTTCCATCATTACGTGATGGTGATATAAATAGATGGATAGAGACATTACAATCTATCCAAGAAGGCAATTATAAATATATTATAGGTGGACATGGGTCTCTCATTAACAAACACTCTATAGATTTTACCTATAATTATCTAGTCGAATTAAAACAAAAAGTTTTAGAAGCGATCGAGGACGGTATCGATATAGAAGATGCAACAACATCTATATTGATGCCAGAGTATAAAAATGTTCACATGTATGATGTACTACATAAACAAAATGTAGAAACTGCCTATAGGACTTTAGAATGGGAACAATAA
- the rlmB gene encoding 23S rRNA (guanosine(2251)-2'-O)-methyltransferase RlmB, with translation MLIYAKQPIYYFIDHYPHKIKTLYLAKELDKKEYSRLMKMGFEIKRIPNEAAVKMSKNANHQGFLAEVEDYQLHDFKTFLDKDFIVVLAGLTDIGNIGSIIRSAYALGVDAIVACGVKKLPIEPILRTSTGALFDMPFAIEQNIHNVLNDMKMSGFSTYGADMGGIDIRDAKISKKRVLVLGSEGEGLSNRVSSKLDNVVSIAMSHDFDSLNVSVAGAILMDRMRYE, from the coding sequence ATGTTAATTTATGCGAAACAACCTATATATTATTTTATTGATCATTACCCTCATAAGATCAAAACACTTTATTTAGCCAAAGAACTGGATAAAAAAGAGTACTCACGATTAATGAAAATGGGATTTGAGATCAAAAGAATCCCTAATGAAGCTGCTGTTAAAATGAGTAAAAATGCCAATCATCAGGGCTTTTTAGCAGAAGTGGAAGATTACCAACTACACGATTTTAAAACATTTCTAGATAAAGATTTTATTGTTGTTTTAGCAGGTTTAACCGATATAGGTAATATCGGTTCTATTATCAGAAGTGCTTATGCACTTGGTGTTGATGCAATTGTGGCATGTGGAGTAAAAAAATTGCCGATTGAACCGATACTCAGAACAAGTACAGGGGCACTTTTTGATATGCCTTTTGCGATCGAGCAGAATATTCACAATGTTTTAAACGATATGAAAATGTCCGGATTTTCAACATACGGTGCAGATATGGGCGGTATAGATATTCGTGATGCCAAGATAAGTAAAAAAAGAGTGTTGGTACTTGGAAGTGAAGGAGAAGGTCTGAGCAACAGAGTTTCTTCTAAACTTGATAATGTTGTAAGTATTGCTATGTCACATGACTTTGACTCTTTGAATGTGAGTGTAGCAGGTGCTATTTTAATGGATAGGATGAGATATGAATGA
- a CDS encoding DUF302 domain-containing protein: MKKIIGLMLSVAVTLMAQGDLHLFSVDNKSGAITPKQIENSFVKNGFTVTLNNDMTGPFKKQFQKSDFKIFNLMTVVEPKLADKLLRINANAGVFIPMGVGIYQANDEDTLHVSILTSDAQAKIIGMDNNDVLKTLEAKTIKALKEALPNAKQTLSEDSLKESRNLVSAYEYELDDPEDFDDAKEEIKMSLESNFAPKGFIMPATLDYELGVLDEEKESPFDFYESYSICKLPVIYTVAKTRPEAAAFAPCTTMLYKKKGDDKIVMGFPAVYNWLSSAHVTDDAAHKELMKAQNDFEQILKNITE, translated from the coding sequence ATGAAAAAAATAATTGGATTGATGTTAAGTGTAGCAGTTACACTTATGGCACAAGGTGATCTACATCTTTTTAGTGTAGACAATAAGTCTGGAGCTATTACTCCTAAACAAATTGAAAACAGTTTTGTCAAAAATGGCTTCACAGTAACTTTAAACAACGACATGACAGGTCCGTTTAAAAAACAGTTTCAAAAGAGTGACTTTAAGATTTTTAATCTTATGACAGTAGTTGAGCCAAAACTTGCGGATAAACTATTACGCATAAATGCAAATGCCGGTGTATTTATCCCGATGGGTGTCGGTATCTATCAGGCGAATGATGAAGATACATTACATGTAAGTATATTAACATCTGATGCGCAGGCAAAAATTATCGGTATGGATAACAATGATGTTTTAAAAACTCTTGAAGCAAAAACTATAAAAGCGCTCAAAGAGGCATTACCGAATGCGAAACAGACTTTAAGTGAAGATTCTCTAAAAGAGAGCAGAAATCTTGTAAGTGCCTATGAATATGAACTTGATGATCCGGAAGATTTTGACGATGCAAAAGAAGAGATCAAAATGTCTTTAGAAAGTAATTTTGCGCCAAAAGGTTTTATTATGCCTGCGACACTTGATTATGAACTTGGTGTTTTAGATGAAGAGAAAGAGAGTCCATTTGATTTTTACGAGTCTTATTCGATCTGTAAACTTCCGGTAATTTACACTGTTGCAAAAACACGTCCAGAAGCTGCAGCCTTTGCTCCTTGTACAACCATGTTATACAAGAAAAAAGGTGACGATAAAATCGTTATGGGATTCCCTGCTGTTTACAACTGGCTAAGCAGTGCACACGTTACAGACGATGCAGCGCATAAAGAGCTAATGAAAGCACAAAACGATTTTGAGCAAATCCTTAAGAACATCACTGAATAG
- the rsmI gene encoding 16S rRNA (cytidine(1402)-2'-O)-methyltransferase, producing the protein MLTLVPTPIGNIGDISLRAIEVLSQADTLLCEDTRVTKKLLHILQERYNTELKPNQEFISLHSHNEQSFVEKLDPSIFEQNVVYVSDAGMPGISDPGQVLVDYCIANSIEYDILPGANAVLTAFVASGFVNTQMLFLGFLDHKGSSREAGLNEALHNGYTTILYESPHRIEKLLGEIEKTEPSRELFLAKELTKKFQRYLRGTASEILKTLDGNFKGEWVVVIRAGEKQNSSAITQKDILELDLPKKVQAKLIAKITGENTKACYQRLMNL; encoded by the coding sequence TTGCTTACACTTGTTCCAACTCCGATTGGGAACATTGGCGATATATCGCTAAGAGCCATAGAGGTTCTTAGCCAAGCCGACACCCTTCTTTGCGAAGATACTCGCGTTACAAAAAAACTTCTTCATATTTTACAAGAGCGCTACAATACTGAATTAAAACCTAACCAAGAGTTTATCTCTTTACATTCACACAATGAACAATCTTTTGTTGAAAAATTAGATCCATCTATATTTGAGCAAAACGTTGTTTATGTCAGTGATGCAGGAATGCCTGGAATCAGTGATCCAGGACAGGTATTGGTGGACTACTGTATTGCAAATTCTATAGAATACGACATCTTGCCTGGTGCAAATGCAGTACTTACTGCTTTTGTAGCAAGCGGTTTTGTAAATACTCAAATGCTCTTTTTAGGCTTTTTAGACCATAAAGGCAGTTCTCGTGAAGCAGGGCTTAATGAAGCTCTTCACAACGGCTATACGACTATTTTATATGAATCACCGCATAGGATAGAAAAGCTTTTAGGTGAAATAGAAAAAACAGAACCCTCTAGAGAGTTGTTTTTGGCAAAAGAACTCACTAAAAAGTTCCAGAGATATCTGCGTGGAACGGCAAGTGAAATTTTGAAAACTCTTGATGGAAACTTTAAAGGTGAGTGGGTTGTTGTGATCCGTGCAGGGGAGAAACAAAACAGCTCTGCAATTACTCAAAAAGATATTTTAGAATTAGACCTTCCAAAAAAAGTTCAAGCGAAATTAATAGCAAAAATAACGGGTGAAAATACAAAAGCTTGTTATCAACGGTTGATGAATCTTTAA
- a CDS encoding LL-diaminopimelate aminotransferase, which produces MFDEFHFNRVERLPKYVFAEVNEIKMAERRAGKDVIDFSMGNPDGDTPEHIREKLIESAQKTKTHGYSTSKGIPKLLQAIADWYERRYDCKLDPETECVATMGSKEGYAHLTYAVINPGDVAVVPDPTYPIHEYSFILAGGNVIKFGIEFDEKYRLDEDKFFENLEKVFKESSPKPKFVLVNFPHNPSTATVTVEFYERLVAMAKEKRFYVISDIAYGDITFDGYKTPSIMQVEGAKDVAVESFTLSKSYNMAGWRVGFFVGNKRLIGALQKIKSWLDYGMFTPIQVAATIALNGDQQCVQDITDKYNHRQEVLIEAFERAGWHIEKNEASMFSWAKIPECAAHLGSLEFSKRLLVEAGVAVAPGIGFGEYGEGYVRIALIENDNRIRQAAKNIKVFLKQFDGCKDK; this is translated from the coding sequence ATGTTTGACGAATTTCATTTTAACAGAGTTGAGAGACTTCCTAAGTATGTGTTTGCTGAGGTAAACGAGATAAAGATGGCAGAGCGCCGTGCAGGAAAAGATGTTATAGACTTTTCTATGGGTAATCCTGATGGTGACACGCCTGAACATATTCGTGAAAAGCTAATAGAGTCGGCCCAAAAAACTAAGACTCATGGATATTCTACTTCAAAGGGTATCCCAAAATTATTACAAGCGATTGCAGACTGGTATGAAAGACGCTATGACTGTAAGTTAGATCCTGAAACAGAATGTGTTGCAACAATGGGTTCTAAAGAGGGGTATGCACACCTTACATATGCGGTAATTAATCCGGGTGATGTAGCAGTTGTACCAGATCCTACTTATCCGATCCACGAATACTCTTTTATCCTAGCGGGTGGAAATGTAATTAAGTTCGGAATTGAATTTGATGAGAAGTACCGTTTAGATGAAGATAAATTCTTTGAAAATTTAGAAAAAGTGTTTAAAGAGAGTTCACCGAAACCAAAATTTGTTTTAGTGAATTTCCCGCACAACCCAAGTACAGCTACAGTAACGGTTGAGTTTTATGAAAGACTTGTTGCTATGGCCAAAGAGAAACGTTTTTACGTAATCTCAGATATTGCTTACGGTGATATCACGTTTGACGGATATAAAACACCTTCGATTATGCAAGTAGAAGGTGCAAAAGATGTTGCAGTTGAATCGTTTACTTTAAGTAAGTCGTACAATATGGCCGGATGGCGTGTAGGTTTCTTCGTTGGAAACAAAAGATTGATCGGAGCACTGCAAAAAATCAAATCGTGGTTAGACTACGGTATGTTTACACCTATCCAAGTAGCAGCTACAATCGCACTAAACGGCGACCAACAATGTGTACAAGACATTACGGATAAATATAACCACCGTCAAGAAGTACTGATCGAAGCATTCGAGCGTGCAGGGTGGCATATTGAGAAAAACGAAGCGAGTATGTTCTCATGGGCAAAAATTCCTGAGTGTGCTGCACATTTAGGTTCATTAGAATTCTCAAAACGTTTACTCGTTGAAGCAGGTGTAGCGGTTGCTCCGGGAATCGGTTTTGGTGAGTATGGTGAAGGATATGTTCGTATCGCTTTAATCGAAAATGATAACCGAATCCGCCAAGCAGCAAAAAACATAAAAGTGTTTTTAAAACAATTTGATGGGTGTAAGGATAAATAA
- a CDS encoding OprD family outer membrane porin: MEKWNKVKLATAATAALLACGTLTTASADDAQPKRSLKGNMMEVYNVLPKSVDSLDKAFTEGVFYGRLRMNSFMWDWKNDDIAGTGNKDNKAFGIGGSMIYKTAPFKGFSATAGMYYSGSPFSGLRASVADLGYIKAGKDTISRYDAKYNGDYYMAVLAQSYLQYDFSKTTVKFGRQIFESFLTKSNDTKMIPNTFDGLVIETKEIPQTRIRGAYFMEQKLRDHSKFHDVITFKDSSGDSWGNNDDSAIHKGLSYANFQAAGKSVDHKLIVADLQNKSINNLQIDVTYGSVPDVVSSITGELNYKIALGSGYTLTPGVRYMKQMDNGGGKIGGACLKGGLAGLYGAQDGYKKAESLDSSLYMARLALTNGPLKAQIAYSAVEDAADIVAPWRGFPTGGYTRAMAQYNWYANTKTMAAEVKYNFGKAKMIPGFTAMVRYAVQNFDDKKQVAGVQADSNIIHVDLLEQITPALSAKLRVGLVSADNRVAGSKAGKDVDSYNEYRFELNYLF, from the coding sequence ATGGAAAAATGGAATAAAGTAAAGCTCGCTACAGCGGCTACTGCAGCACTACTTGCTTGTGGTACACTTACAACGGCTTCAGCAGATGATGCACAACCAAAACGTTCTCTAAAAGGAAACATGATGGAAGTTTACAATGTACTTCCAAAAAGTGTTGATAGTTTAGATAAAGCCTTTACTGAAGGTGTTTTTTATGGTCGTTTACGTATGAATTCATTCATGTGGGACTGGAAAAATGATGATATTGCCGGAACAGGGAACAAAGATAATAAAGCGTTCGGTATCGGTGGTAGCATGATTTATAAAACTGCACCATTTAAAGGTTTTAGTGCAACTGCTGGTATGTATTATTCAGGAAGCCCATTTTCAGGATTACGTGCAAGCGTAGCTGACTTAGGTTATATCAAAGCAGGTAAAGATACAATTAGCCGTTACGATGCAAAATATAACGGTGACTACTATATGGCTGTTTTAGCACAATCATATCTTCAATATGATTTCTCAAAGACAACAGTAAAATTCGGTCGTCAAATTTTTGAATCATTCTTAACAAAATCAAATGATACAAAAATGATCCCTAATACATTTGATGGTCTTGTAATTGAAACTAAAGAGATTCCACAAACAAGAATCCGTGGTGCATACTTTATGGAACAAAAACTTCGTGACCATTCAAAATTCCATGATGTAATTACTTTTAAAGACTCTTCTGGTGATTCATGGGGTAATAATGATGACTCTGCAATACACAAAGGTTTAAGCTATGCGAACTTTCAAGCAGCGGGTAAAAGTGTAGATCATAAACTAATCGTTGCAGATTTACAAAATAAATCTATCAATAATCTTCAAATTGATGTAACATATGGTTCAGTACCAGATGTTGTTTCATCAATTACAGGTGAACTAAATTATAAAATTGCTCTTGGCAGTGGTTATACTTTAACACCAGGTGTTCGTTATATGAAACAAATGGATAACGGCGGCGGTAAAATTGGTGGTGCTTGTCTTAAAGGTGGACTAGCTGGCTTATATGGTGCTCAAGACGGGTATAAAAAAGCTGAATCACTTGATAGTTCACTTTATATGGCACGTTTAGCATTAACAAATGGTCCGTTAAAAGCACAAATTGCTTACTCTGCAGTTGAAGATGCAGCAGATATCGTAGCTCCTTGGCGTGGATTCCCAACTGGTGGATATACTCGTGCAATGGCACAATATAACTGGTATGCAAATACAAAAACTATGGCAGCAGAAGTAAAATATAACTTTGGAAAAGCGAAAATGATTCCAGGTTTTACTGCTATGGTACGTTATGCAGTGCAAAACTTTGATGATAAAAAACAAGTAGCAGGTGTTCAAGCAGACAGTAATATTATTCATGTAGATTTACTAGAACAAATTACACCTGCTCTTTCAGCAAAACTTCGTGTAGGACTTGTTAGTGCTGATAATAGAGTTGCCGGAAGTAAAGCTGGTAAAGATGTAGACTCTTACAACGAATACCGTTTCGAGTTAAATTATTTATTTTAA
- a CDS encoding homoserine dehydrogenase: MIKVGIIGVGTVGTSVANILKDNADVISARAGHDIIVKSGVVKNLNKDRGLDIILTNNVDDILNDDEIDIVVELMGGVEEPFEVVKRALKSGKAVVTANKALLAYHRYELQEIAGELAFEYEASVAGGIPIINALRDGLSANHIESMMGIMNGTCNYMMTKMTNEGVDYDVILKEAQDLGYAEADPTFDVGGYDAAHKLLILASIAYGIDAKPEDILIEGIENVTQEDISFAKEFGYAIKLLGIAKKTDSQVELRVHACLINKDEMIAKIDGVMNGISVVGDKVGETLYYGPGAGGDATASAVVANIIDIARSGKSRPMLGFDRPMEGKALTLKAIDEITSKYYLRINVSDKAGVLAKLTKLFEDNNISIETMLQRPADNNSANLLISTHTAVEKDIQAMIDALEAQEFVNAKPVMIRIV; the protein is encoded by the coding sequence GTGATAAAAGTAGGAATCATAGGCGTAGGAACTGTAGGTACAAGCGTTGCAAATATTTTAAAAGACAATGCAGATGTAATTAGTGCCCGTGCTGGACATGACATTATTGTAAAGAGTGGTGTTGTAAAAAACCTTAATAAAGATAGAGGTTTAGACATCATTTTAACGAACAATGTTGATGATATCCTAAACGATGATGAGATAGATATTGTCGTAGAACTTATGGGTGGCGTAGAAGAGCCTTTCGAGGTTGTCAAACGTGCCCTTAAATCCGGTAAAGCAGTTGTTACTGCAAATAAAGCACTTTTAGCATATCACAGATATGAGCTTCAAGAGATTGCAGGAGAGCTTGCTTTTGAATATGAAGCAAGTGTTGCGGGCGGTATACCTATCATTAACGCACTTCGTGACGGTCTTTCTGCAAACCATATAGAGTCTATGATGGGTATTATGAACGGTACTTGTAACTATATGATGACGAAGATGACAAATGAGGGCGTTGACTATGATGTTATCTTAAAAGAAGCGCAAGATTTAGGTTATGCTGAGGCTGATCCTACGTTTGATGTAGGTGGATATGATGCTGCACACAAACTGCTTATTTTAGCTTCTATCGCTTACGGAATTGATGCAAAACCTGAAGATATTTTAATCGAAGGGATTGAGAACGTAACACAAGAAGATATCTCTTTTGCAAAAGAGTTCGGATATGCTATCAAACTTCTTGGAATTGCTAAAAAAACAGATTCTCAAGTAGAGTTACGTGTACATGCATGTCTCATCAATAAAGATGAGATGATCGCAAAAATTGACGGTGTAATGAATGGTATCTCTGTAGTGGGTGATAAAGTAGGTGAGACACTTTACTATGGACCGGGAGCTGGCGGTGATGCAACAGCATCAGCGGTTGTGGCAAACATCATCGATATTGCAAGAAGTGGAAAATCACGTCCAATGCTTGGATTCGATCGTCCTATGGAGGGTAAAGCACTTACTCTTAAAGCGATTGATGAGATCACGTCTAAATACTATCTTCGTATCAATGTAAGTGATAAAGCAGGTGTGTTGGCTAAGCTGACAAAACTGTTTGAAGATAACAATATATCAATTGAGACGATGTTACAACGTCCTGCAGACAATAACTCTGCAAATTTACTTATTTCAACACATACAGCAGTTGAAAAAGATATACAAGCTATGATTGATGCATTAGAAGCTCAAGAGTTTGTAAACGCTAAACCTGTAATGATCAGGATAGTGTAA